From one Bacteroidota bacterium genomic stretch:
- a CDS encoding class I SAM-dependent methyltransferase, whose protein sequence is MKNLLLRGIAFLKGVTLLLKPHLYLGWLRFPTLMFSNVLSLSKWISNQNKTGILNDFYSPTRDYSKRYKLYEYVLGKYNLKNEAVDYLEFGVCGGFSFKWWLENAQNPESRFFGFDTFEGLPENWGTFKKGDMSADIPVTGDSRAEFVKGLFQESVPVFLDKYNLNNGRRKIIHLDADLFSSTIYTLTRLAPYLKKGDILIFDEFNVPNHEFYAYKIFTESYYVKTKLIAAVNNYFQVAFEME, encoded by the coding sequence ATGAAGAATTTATTGCTTAGAGGAATTGCTTTTCTAAAGGGAGTAACCCTCTTGTTAAAGCCCCATCTTTATTTGGGGTGGTTGAGGTTCCCTACATTGATGTTTTCGAATGTGTTAAGTCTGAGTAAATGGATTTCTAACCAGAACAAAACAGGTATTTTAAATGATTTTTATTCACCAACCCGAGACTATTCAAAGCGATATAAACTCTACGAATATGTACTCGGGAAGTATAATCTAAAAAATGAAGCGGTGGATTATCTTGAATTCGGTGTCTGCGGTGGTTTTTCATTCAAGTGGTGGCTGGAAAACGCTCAAAATCCGGAAAGTCGCTTTTTTGGTTTTGATACTTTTGAAGGGTTACCGGAAAATTGGGGGACCTTCAAAAAAGGCGACATGTCTGCCGATATTCCTGTTACAGGGGACTCCAGAGCTGAATTCGTGAAAGGCCTGTTTCAGGAAAGTGTCCCTGTTTTCCTTGACAAGTATAATCTGAATAACGGTCGAAGAAAAATTATTCATTTGGATGCAGATTTATTTTCTTCTACTATTTATACATTGACACGTCTTGCCCCGTACCTAAAGAAAGGCGACATTCTGATATTTGATGAATTCAATGTGCCGAATCATGAGTTTTATGCATATAAAATATTTACAGAATCGTACTATGTGAAAACTAAACTCATTGCGGCTGTAAATAATTATTTTCAGGTAGCATTTGAAATGGAGTAG